GCTACTTTACCTTTTAACATTTTTTTACTACCTCCATTTTAGTTAAACGTTAAAGATATTTTTTTGGCACATTAATGCTCAAATAAAATATTTCAAATCTTAATTTCACTATACACCCGTTTCCATTTTTTGTCAAGTAAATTATAATCATTCTAATTTAAACTGTAATCATTCTAAATAATACTTTTTACTTATTTATTTTTAAACATACCCCATAAAAAATATGCCGCTTTCGGTCAAAAGGAGGATTTGGATTTGAATACTAAGTAATAGAATCAGTTAATCGAAGCATATTTTAAATCTGCTTTTAAAACTTCTAATATTTTTGTTGCAATATTGCAATGAATTATCGCAACAAAAATAAAAGATATTGTACTTTGTATAATTAAATTGCTTTATTTGAGCCTGTTATTCAACTTGGCACAAGTTTTGCTATATATATTAATAGAAAATTAAACCAAACTACCCCAAATAAAAAAAGAAAGAAGGATAATGATTATGCCACTAATGACAGGAAAAGAATATATAGAAAGTATGAGAAAACTTGATTTACAAGTTTATATGTTCGGTAAAAAAGTAGAAAACCCTGTAGATAATCCAATTTTAAGACCATCACTAAACTCTGTAAGAGCTACTTATGATTTGGCTCAAATGCCTGAGTATGAAGATTTAATGACGGTTACCCTTGATGATGGAAGAAAAATAAATAGGTTTACAAACATACATAGAAACGCTGATGACTTAGTTAAAAAAGTAAAAATGCAGCGTTTATGCGGACAAAAAACAGCATCTTGTTTCCAAAGATGTGTAGGAATGGATGCTTTTAATGCAGTTTACAGTACAACTTATGAAACAGATGAAGCTTACGGAACAAATTACCATGAAAACTTTAAAAAGTTCATGAAATATTGTCAGGATGAAGACCTAGTAATCGACGGAGCAATGACTGACCCTAAAGGCGACAGAGGCTTGTCACCATCTGAGCAAAAAGACCCGGATTTATATTTAAGAGTAGTTGAGAGAAGAGAAGACGGTGTCATTGTAAGAGGTGCAAAAGCTCATCAAACAGGAATCGTAAATTCACATGAAGTACTTGTAATGCCTACAATCAGCATGACTGAAAAAGATAAAGATTATGCAATTTCCTTTGCCGTTCCTACAGATACTAAAGGTATCTTGATGATAGTGGGAAGACAATCTTGCGATACAAGAAAATTAGAAAATTCAGATATGGATGTCGGAAACGCAGAATTCGGCGGAATGGAAGCACTTGTTGTATTTGATGACGTGTTTGTTCCAAACGACAGGATTTTCATGAACGGAGAATACGATTTTTCAGGTATGCTAGTTGAAAGATTTGCAGGATACCACAGACAGTCTTATGGCGGATGTAAAGTCGGCGTAGGTGATGTATTAATAGGAGCATCAGCACTTGCGGCAGAATACAACGGAGCAGCAAGAGCTTCTCATATCAAAGATAAATTAATAGAAATGACTCACCTTAATGAAACACTTTATTGCTGCGGTATAGCGTGTTCTTCAGAAGGTCAAAAAACCAAATCCGGTAACTATATGATAGATTTACTTCTAGCAAATGTATGTAAACAAAATGTAACAAGATTTCCTTATGAAATAGCCAGACTTGCAGAAGATATTGCCGGAGGTATCATGGTCACCGCACCATCGGAAAAAGACTTGAAAGACCCTGTAGTAGGTAAATATGTAGAAAAATACTTAGTCGGTGTAGCAAGCGTATCTACGGAAAACAGGCTAAGAATACTAAGACTTATTGAAAATCTAACTTTAGGTACGGCAGCAGTTGGTTACAGAACAGAATCGCTTCATGGTGCAGGTTCACCTCAAGCTCAAAGAATAATGATTGCAAGACAAGGCAATATGAATATGAAAAAAGAACTTGCTAAAGATATAGCAGGAATTAAAGAATAAAGCTAACTTTTCTTTAAATTGCACTGTTTTGGTTTATTTAACCTCTTCTACATCTTACCAAAGCAGTGCAATATTTTAATTAAGGAGAGAAAAATGGATTTAAAACAAATATATAATTCTAAAGTTAAAAATGCAGATGATGCAGTTAAGGCTATAAAATCCGGAAACAGAGTGGTTATTGCTCATGCAGTCGGAGAACCTGTTTACGTAGTAGATAAAATGGTAGAACATCATAAAGATTATAAAGACGTGGAAATAGTTCAGTTGGTTCCTATGGGACATTCTCTATATGCAAAAGAAGAAATGAAGGAACATTTCAGGCTTAATGCATTTTTCCTCGGAGGGAATACAAGAGATGCGGTATTTGAAGGCAGAGGAGATTTTACACCTTGCTTCTTTTATCAAATCCCTCAGCTATTCAGAAGCTGTCTTCCCATAGACGTGGCACTTATCACGGTATCCCCTCCTGATGAAAACGGATTTTGCAGCTTCGGGACTTCATGTGACTATACAAAACCGGCTGCGGAAGCAGCTAAAATAGTAATAGCACAGGTAAATAAAAAAATGCCGAGGACTTTGGGAGATGGGTTCATACATATAAATGATATTGATATAATAGTTGAACATGACGAACAAGTTCCGGAACTTCCAAATCCTAAAATTACGGATGTGGAAATGAAAATCGGAGAAAACTGTGCAAAACTTATAAATGACGGAGATACATTACAACTTGGTATAGGTGCAATACCGGATGCGGTACTTAAGTTCCTGACTCATAAAAAAGACCTCGGAATACATTCGGAAATGATTTCCGACGGAGTAATGGATCTATATGAAAAAGGTGTAATTACCTGTAAGAAGAAAAATTTACATAAAGGTAAAATGGTAGTAGCATTTTTGATGGGTACTCAGAAGTTATACGAATTTGTCCATGATAATCCGGCAATAAGTATGATGGATATCGAATATGTAAATAACCCTATAGTAATAGGTCAAAATGATAATATGGTTTCCGTTAATTCTGCTCTTCAAGTAGATTTAATGGGTCAGGTGTGTGCCGAAGCAATGGGACTTAAACAATTCAGCGGCATAGGAGGACAAGTAGACTTTATAAGAGGTGCGGCTTTTTCAAAAGGCGGTAAATCAATACTGGCATTCCCTTCCACAGCAAAAAAAGGGACTATATCCAAAATAGTTCCATTCCTCACAGAAGGAAGTGCGGTAACAACTTCAAGAACAGATGTGGACTACATAGTAACGGAACATGGTATAGCACATCTTAAGGGACAGACATTAAAAGAAAGAGCAAGAAGGCTTATAAATATTGCAGATCCGAATTTCAGAGATGGGTTAATAGCCGAATTTGAAAATAGATTTAAAGAAAACTTCTAATATTATTTTAAATAAAGTATCGACTTTAAGTTGGTACTTTATTTTATTGCCAAAATGTAATTAAAGCATTGTCATAATAATTCTCAAGCTAAACATAACAATAATAAGAAATATTTAAAATCTATATTATCATTTAATATTTTTTATATGCTAAAATCAATTCTTTTCTAACTTTAAATCATAATGAAAAAACAATAATAGCAAAATCAAGTAAATAACATATTATATTAATAGTATAACAAAAAGGTAAGGTGAGAAATTATGATAGCGGCAATTATGTTTATAATACTGATACTATTGGTTGTAGTATCAATAAAAAGCTATACAAAAAAACTGACATCAGGATGCTGTGGTAACGAAAATGAAACGATACAAAGGATAAAAGTCAAAGATAGAAATAAAGATAATTATAAATATGAAAGACTCGTTAAAATAAAAGGTATGTCATACAGAAACTGTGCAATAAGAATAGAAAATGCATTTAACGAACTGGATGGTATATGGGCTAAGGTAAATTTATCAAAAAATACCGCCGATGTTTTGATGAAAGAAGAATTAGATGAAATCGCAATAGAAAATATTGTATCACAAGCAGGATACATAGTAAGTGAAATAATATAAAAAGTAAAAAGGAAGTAATATATTAATTTTTTACTTCCTTTTATTCTTTCCTATTATACGAAGTCGGAATATTCAATTCTTTTCTGTATTTGCTTACAGTCCTTCTGGAAATATTTATATTTTCGTCATTTAATTTATTAACAATTTCGTCATCACTATAAGGTTTCTTCTTATTTTCTTCCTCTATTATAACTTTAATCTTTTGCTTTACATCTTCCGGGGTAAGCCTTATATCTTCACCGTAAGAAACATAGGATGAAAATAAATCCCTCATATTGATTATCCCTATAGGAGAACTCATATATTTATTTTTGATTGCTCTGCTTACAGTTGATACATTCATATCTATTTCATCGGCAACTTCACTTAAAGTCATCGACACGATTTTACCATTTCCTCGGAAATATTTTTCTTGTCTGCGTATTATGACTTTTGTTATATTTAAAATAGTATTCCGTCTTTGTTCAAGTGAATTTAATATAAACCTGCATTTGGATAACTTTTCTTTAAAATACATCTTTAAATTTTCATCTTCACTTGTATCAATCATTTTTAAATAATAATCGCTTATATAATAATTATTTATCCAATTATCGTTTAATTCTATATTCCATTTATTATTCTCATAAGTCAATAATATATCAGGATTAATGTAAACGGGCTCAGACATTTTTATATTTATAAGAGGTTTTGGATTTAAACACTTTATTGAATAAATATATTTTCTAACTTCCAGCCTGCTTATATTTAATTCTTTTGATATCTTACTCACATTATTTTCGGATACTTCATTTAAATAGTTGATTACAATATTACTTATATTTTCATCAAATATATTATTCTTTTTTAGTTGAATAAGTAAGCATTCTTTATAAATCCTTGGAAAATATTCCGTAAGGTTGAAGATTTTTTAATACATTAATACATTTTTCTATATCACCTATATTATAATCTGAAATCTCCGATATCTCAGTTAATTCATAATTAAAATATCCGTTATTATCCAGACAATCTATCAAAAACTCCATTATTACGAGGTCATTTTTAGAATAATCGTCGTAATTTAATTGATATAATATATAATGCTTGATATTTATCTCATCAGTGTTAGGTGTTTCCAAATACTTTATA
The DNA window shown above is from Anaerofustis stercorihominis DSM 17244 and carries:
- a CDS encoding acetyl-CoA hydrolase/transferase family protein; amino-acid sequence: MDLKQIYNSKVKNADDAVKAIKSGNRVVIAHAVGEPVYVVDKMVEHHKDYKDVEIVQLVPMGHSLYAKEEMKEHFRLNAFFLGGNTRDAVFEGRGDFTPCFFYQIPQLFRSCLPIDVALITVSPPDENGFCSFGTSCDYTKPAAEAAKIVIAQVNKKMPRTLGDGFIHINDIDIIVEHDEQVPELPNPKITDVEMKIGENCAKLINDGDTLQLGIGAIPDAVLKFLTHKKDLGIHSEMISDGVMDLYEKGVITCKKKNLHKGKMVVAFLMGTQKLYEFVHDNPAISMMDIEYVNNPIVIGQNDNMVSVNSALQVDLMGQVCAEAMGLKQFSGIGGQVDFIRGAAFSKGGKSILAFPSTAKKGTISKIVPFLTEGSAVTTSRTDVDYIVTEHGIAHLKGQTLKERARRLINIADPNFRDGLIAEFENRFKENF
- a CDS encoding heavy-metal-associated domain-containing protein, which translates into the protein MIAAIMFIILILLVVVSIKSYTKKLTSGCCGNENETIQRIKVKDRNKDNYKYERLVKIKGMSYRNCAIRIENAFNELDGIWAKVNLSKNTADVLMKEELDEIAIENIVSQAGYIVSEII
- a CDS encoding 4-hydroxyphenylacetate 3-hydroxylase family protein; translated protein: MPLMTGKEYIESMRKLDLQVYMFGKKVENPVDNPILRPSLNSVRATYDLAQMPEYEDLMTVTLDDGRKINRFTNIHRNADDLVKKVKMQRLCGQKTASCFQRCVGMDAFNAVYSTTYETDEAYGTNYHENFKKFMKYCQDEDLVIDGAMTDPKGDRGLSPSEQKDPDLYLRVVERREDGVIVRGAKAHQTGIVNSHEVLVMPTISMTEKDKDYAISFAVPTDTKGILMIVGRQSCDTRKLENSDMDVGNAEFGGMEALVVFDDVFVPNDRIFMNGEYDFSGMLVERFAGYHRQSYGGCKVGVGDVLIGASALAAEYNGAARASHIKDKLIEMTHLNETLYCCGIACSSEGQKTKSGNYMIDLLLANVCKQNVTRFPYEIARLAEDIAGGIMVTAPSEKDLKDPVVGKYVEKYLVGVASVSTENRLRILRLIENLTLGTAAVGYRTESLHGAGSPQAQRIMIARQGNMNMKKELAKDIAGIKE